Part of the Trueperaceae bacterium genome, CGGCGTTGGCGCGGTTCGATGCCGCCCTGCCGGACCTGGTGGCGGCGCGGGGGGAGGACGACGTGCTGATGCTGCTCAGCGACCATGGGAACGACCCGACGCACGTCGGGACCGACCACACGCGCGAGTACGGGCTGCTCGTGGCGGTCGGGCCGGCGGGGGCGGGGGTCGACCTGGGGACGCGGGCGAGCTTCGCGGACGTCGGTGCGACGGTCGCGGACCTGCTGGACGTCGCGTGGCGGGGGCCGGGCACGTCGTTCGCGGACGTCCTGCGGCGATGAGCGCGCCCGCACGAGAGCGGCGCCCCGCAGAGGTCCACGGGGCGCCGCTCCGAGATCGAGTCGTTACTCGTCGGTGACGAGCTCGATCAGGGCTTCCTGGGTCGCGTCGCCGCGGCGGTGGCCGAGGCGGTAGATGCGGGTGTAGCCGCCCTTGCGGTCGGCGTAGCGCGGCCCGATGTCGTCCATGAGGCTCCGGAGGACCGCGTTGTCGTGGATCTCCTTGGCGACGAGGCGGCGGGCGTGGAGGTCCCCGCCGCGCGCGGTCGTGATGAGCTTCTCGACGTACGGCTGGAGGTTCTTGGCCTTCGTGAGGGTGGTCTTGATGCGGCCGTGCTTGAACAGCGCCGTCGCTTGGCTGCGCGCGAGCGCGATGCGGTGGGAGCTGTTGCGGTTGAGTTTGCGGCCGGCGGCGAGGTGACGCATCGTTACTCCTTCAGGCTGAGTCCGCGCTGCCCCAGTTGGTCGCGGATCTCGTCGAGGGACTTGTCGCCGATGCCGCTCACGCGCTTGAGGTCGCGCTCGGAGAGGGCCATGAGGGCGTTGACGGAGTCGATGCCCTCCTCCTGCAGCGAGTGCAGCACGCGGTTGGAGAGCGCGAGGCTCTCGAGGCTGATGTGCGGCTCGTCCTGCTCGGCGGGGGTGGGTTCGCCCGCGGCGGAGGGGATCGTCACGACGGGGACCTCCTCCTCGGGCTGTTCGCCGTTACCGCCGAACACGTTGAGCTGGGTGCGGAGGATGTCGACCGCTTCGTCGAGCGCTTCGCGGGGCGAGACGCTGCCGTCGGTCCAGACGCGGACGACGAGCCGGTCGAGGTCGGTCTTCTGCCCGACGCGGGTGTCCTCCACCCGGTAGGCGACGCGGCGGACCGGCGTGAAGACGGCGTCGACGGGGATCGAGTTGATGCGGTCCTTGTGGCCGTGCAGAAGTTCGGCGGGGACGTACCCGACGCCGGGGTCGACGCGGACCTCCATCACGAGTTTGGCGCCGTCCCCGAGGGTCGCGATCTCCAGTTCGGGGTTGACGATCTCGGCGTTGGAGGGGACGTCGAGGTCGGCGGCGGTGACGGTGCCGGCCTTCTCGGCGCGGAGCGTGAGGGTGACCGGTTCGCCGTCGTGGAGTTTCACGACGAGGTCCTTGAGGTTCAGCACGATCTGCATGACGTCCTCGCGGACGCCGGGGATCGTGGAGAACTCGTGGAGGACGTCCTCGACGTACACGCTGGTGACGGCGGTGCCGGGGATCGAGCTCAGCAGGATGCGGCGCAGGGGGTTGCCCAGGGTGACGCCGAACCCGCGCTGCAGCGGCTCGACCACGAACTCGCCGTAGCGGTCGGTGGCGGTCGCCTGGAATTCGGGTGTGATCTGCACGTGGGTCGCCTCCACCTCAGCGGGAGTAGTACTCGATGACCTGCAGTTCGTTGACGGGCACCACGATGTCCTCGCGCGCGGGGACGCTCTGGAAGGTGCCGGTCAGCGTGTCGGCGTCGAAATCGAGCCAGGGCGGCGTCTTGCCGCGGCGGCGCTCCTCGACGTTCTGTTTGATGTGCGGGTTCTTCTTCGCCTTCTCGACGACCGCGATCTGGTCGCCGGGCTGCACCCGGTAGGAGGGCACGTCGATGCGGCGGCCGTTGACGCGGATCAGGCCGTGCGCGACGAACTGGCGCGCTTGGCGGCGCGTGTGCGCGATCCCGAGGCGGTAGACGACGT contains:
- the rplQ gene encoding 50S ribosomal protein L17, which encodes MRHLAAGRKLNRNSSHRIALARSQATALFKHGRIKTTLTKAKNLQPYVEKLITTARGGDLHARRLVAKEIHDNAVLRSLMDDIGPRYADRKGGYTRIYRLGHRRGDATQEALIELVTDE
- a CDS encoding DNA-directed RNA polymerase subunit alpha: MQITPEFQATATDRYGEFVVEPLQRGFGVTLGNPLRRILLSSIPGTAVTSVYVEDVLHEFSTIPGVREDVMQIVLNLKDLVVKLHDGEPVTLTLRAEKAGTVTAADLDVPSNAEIVNPELEIATLGDGAKLVMEVRVDPGVGYVPAELLHGHKDRINSIPVDAVFTPVRRVAYRVEDTRVGQKTDLDRLVVRVWTDGSVSPREALDEAVDILRTQLNVFGGNGEQPEEEVPVVTIPSAAGEPTPAEQDEPHISLESLALSNRVLHSLQEEGIDSVNALMALSERDLKRVSGIGDKSLDEIRDQLGQRGLSLKE
- the rpsD gene encoding 30S ribosomal protein S4, with translation MGRYRGPIVKLCRREGVNLAETPKAQKYMERRPYPPGEHGQRRRRRISDYGVRLREKQKLRILYNMSEKQFANLFEEATRREGATGTVFLQLLERRLDNVVYRLGIAHTRRQARQFVAHGLIRVNGRRIDVPSYRVQPGDQIAVVEKAKKNPHIKQNVEERRRGKTPPWLDFDADTLTGTFQSVPAREDIVVPVNELQVIEYYSR